A region from the Rosa rugosa chromosome 6, drRosRugo1.1, whole genome shotgun sequence genome encodes:
- the LOC133717427 gene encoding uncharacterized protein LOC133717427 yields MLFLSQLSSSLSLSRSRRVPLWHQSCSFVCDYSRLSKTIKPRPQSLSRSHPSPDSETQSRSQSLPLPQFLLLSSVAACLSRLSRVPTPSPITPGSSPEALL; encoded by the exons ATGCTTTTCCTTTCTCAACtttctagctctctctctctctcgcgctcTCGTCGGGTACCTCTTTGGCATCAGTCCTGTTCCTTTGTTTGTGACTATTCAAGACTCTCAAAG ACCATTAAGCCCAGACCCCAGTCACTCTCGCGATCTCACCCTAGTCCCGACTCGGAGACGCAGTCACGCTCTCAGTCTCTCCCACTTCCTCAGTTCCTTCTCCTCTCGTCAGTCGCCGCCTGCCTCAGCCGGCTCTCCCGAGTCCCGACTCCATCTCCGATTACACCAG GATCTTCTCCTGAAGCATTGCTTTAG
- the LOC133713589 gene encoding F-box protein SKIP23-like, translating to MDLLPDWSELPNQILESVLERLDLLADYVRFSVVCRSWNFIAKDNRNKRVKMPCCHPPPMLLINTDIGDIWKVYNVTADKLLDLQVRVPNTRFCGSSKGWLIFVENDFTVTLINPFFRVRGRVEKENSIIHLPPLRLIKNIDMSRVGHERYVYKATISADPVLNANECIVVVITQPGFQLAFIRLGKDIAWSYIDGSSRGRGFEEVIFLGGKFYGVRNNGRLLSFEITRFNFNRKLAARCLRRDHTIKSYLVYSNKKELLMVERYISFDRKNDMRTTSKFIIYKLNFDECKWTKKNSLGGETLFLGDNSSFSVLASSFPGCLRNCIYFNHDYDCFKSKFGPRGPNDFGVYDVEDKSFLPVDSTNASMLVKMSLQPSIWILPTFQL from the exons ATGGATCTACTTCCAG ATTGGTCAGAGTTGCCTAATCAAATATTGGAATCAGTTTTAGAGAGACTAGATTTGCTAGCAGATTATGTGAGATTCAGTGTTGTTTGTAGATCATGGAATTTCATAGCTAAGGATAATCGAAACAAACGAGTTAAAATGCCATGTTGTCATCCCCCTCCAATGCTCTTGATTAACACCGACATTGGAGATATATGGAAGGTCTACAACGTCACGGCTGACAAGCTTCTTGATTTGCAAGTAAGAGTGCCCAATACCCGATTTTGTGGGTCTTCAAAAGGATGGTTGATATTTGTGGAGAATGATTTTACAGTAACTCTAATAAATCCGTTCTTTAGGGTTAGAGGGAGggtagaaaaagaaaattctatCATTCATCTTCCTCCGTTGCGACTCATCAAAAACATAGATATGTCTAGAGTGGGACATGAGCGTTATGTTTACAAGGCTACCATTTCAGCAGACCCAGTATTAAATGCAAATGAGTGCATTGTTGTTGTCATCACTCAACCGGGCTTTCAGTTGGCTTTTATCAGACTTGGTAAAGATATAGCTTGGAGTTATATTGATGGAAGCTCACGTGGTCGTGGATTTGAGGAAGTCATTTTTCTGGGAGGTAAGTTTTATGGTGTTCGAAATAATGGCAGACTTTTATCTTTCGAAATTACTAGGTTCAATTTCAATCGAAAATTAGCTGCACGCTGCCTTCGACGAGATCACACCATAAAAAGTTATCTTGTGTATTCAAataagaaagaattgttgatggTTGAAAGATACATTAGCTTTGATAGGAAGAATGACATGCGTACAACATCAAAATTCATAATTTACAAATTGAATTTTGATGAGTGTAAGTGGACCAAGAAAAACAGTTTAGGTGGTGAAACACTCTTCCTAGGTGATAACTCTTCGTTTTCGGTGTTAGCTTCAAGTTTTCCAGGATGTCTACGGAATTGCATATACTTTAATCATGATTATGATTGTTTTAAAAGTAAATTTGGGCCTCGTGGTCCTAATGATTTTGGTGTGTATGATGTGGAAGATAAAAGCTTTCTACCGGTTGACTCCACAAATGCTTCGATGCTAGTGAAGATGAGCCTTCAACCATCAATCTGGATTTTGCCAACGTTTCAGCTGTga